Proteins found in one Columba livia isolate bColLiv1 breed racing homer chromosome 11, bColLiv1.pat.W.v2, whole genome shotgun sequence genomic segment:
- the DTWD1 gene encoding tRNA-uridine aminocarboxypropyltransferase 1 isoform X1, producing the protein MSGSPAARELTMSLNSSALLNEENPQGPKRNTERLERLELQTPSSFQDNPLQQLQLASHEVLEKAKKSGRSKCPRCSSSRMFYCYTCFVPVETVPPKEIPTVKLPLKIDIIKHPNETDGKSTAVHAKLLAPDDVTIYKYPCIPEYQEKRHEIALIFPGPSSISVKDIALHLQKYTKKSGCGNDDDCCKEPFLKQAKIEPKEEEKNGNECISSNRSEGTRLKKIIFIDSTWNQTNKIITDERLQGLLQIELKTRKTCFWRHQKGKPDTYLSTIEAIYYFLVDYHQEILKENYKGQYDNLLFFFSFMHTLIKNAKCCAGKV; encoded by the exons ATGTCCGGGAGCCCCGCGGCCCGTGAG CTAACCATGTCTTTAAATTCGTCTGcacttttaaatgaagaaaacccTCAAGGaccaaaaagaaatactgaacgTTTGGAACGTCTAGAATTGCAGACTCCATCGTCATTTCAAGATAATCCACTTCAACAGTTACAATTGGCATCGCACGAAGTActtgaaaaggccaaaaagAGTGGGAGATCGAAATGCCCCCGCTGCAGTAGTTCACGGATGTTTTATTGTTATACATGCTTTGTTCCTGTTGAAACTGTCcctcccaaagaaattccaactGTGAAG TTACCTTTGAAGATTGACATTATTAAACACCCAAATGAAACAGATGGCAAAAGCACCGCTGTGCATGCTAAGCTCCTGGCACCTGATGATGTTACGATTTATAAATACCCTTGCATTCCAGAATATCAAGAAAAAAGACACGAA ATAGCACTAATATTTCCTGGACCCAGTTCCATTTCAGTAAAAGATATTGCTCTCCATCTCCAAAAGTACACTAAGAAAAGTGGCTGTGGTAATGACGATGACTGTTGCAAAGAGCCGTTTCTTAAGCAAGCAAAAATAGAAcctaaagaagaagaaaaaaatggaaatgaatgcATCTCAAGCAACAGGAGTGAAGGCACtagactgaagaaaataatatttattgaCAGTACCTGGAATCAAACTAACAAAATAATAACTGACGAACGACttcaag GCTTGCTGCAAATTGAGTTAAAGACAAGGAAAACTTGCTTTTGGCGTCATCAGAAAGGAAAGCCAGATACATACCTTTCCACAATAGAAGCAATTTATTATTTCCTTGTGGACTATCATCAGGAGATTTTGAAAGAGAACTACAAAGGACAATATGataatctgctttttttcttttcatttatgcACACGTTGATTAAAAATGCCAAGTGTTGTGCAGGAAAAGTGTAA
- the DTWD1 gene encoding tRNA-uridine aminocarboxypropyltransferase 1 isoform X2 — protein sequence MSLNSSALLNEENPQGPKRNTERLERLELQTPSSFQDNPLQQLQLASHEVLEKAKKSGRSKCPRCSSSRMFYCYTCFVPVETVPPKEIPTVKLPLKIDIIKHPNETDGKSTAVHAKLLAPDDVTIYKYPCIPEYQEKRHEIALIFPGPSSISVKDIALHLQKYTKKSGCGNDDDCCKEPFLKQAKIEPKEEEKNGNECISSNRSEGTRLKKIIFIDSTWNQTNKIITDERLQGLLQIELKTRKTCFWRHQKGKPDTYLSTIEAIYYFLVDYHQEILKENYKGQYDNLLFFFSFMHTLIKNAKCCAGKV from the exons ATGTCTTTAAATTCGTCTGcacttttaaatgaagaaaacccTCAAGGaccaaaaagaaatactgaacgTTTGGAACGTCTAGAATTGCAGACTCCATCGTCATTTCAAGATAATCCACTTCAACAGTTACAATTGGCATCGCACGAAGTActtgaaaaggccaaaaagAGTGGGAGATCGAAATGCCCCCGCTGCAGTAGTTCACGGATGTTTTATTGTTATACATGCTTTGTTCCTGTTGAAACTGTCcctcccaaagaaattccaactGTGAAG TTACCTTTGAAGATTGACATTATTAAACACCCAAATGAAACAGATGGCAAAAGCACCGCTGTGCATGCTAAGCTCCTGGCACCTGATGATGTTACGATTTATAAATACCCTTGCATTCCAGAATATCAAGAAAAAAGACACGAA ATAGCACTAATATTTCCTGGACCCAGTTCCATTTCAGTAAAAGATATTGCTCTCCATCTCCAAAAGTACACTAAGAAAAGTGGCTGTGGTAATGACGATGACTGTTGCAAAGAGCCGTTTCTTAAGCAAGCAAAAATAGAAcctaaagaagaagaaaaaaatggaaatgaatgcATCTCAAGCAACAGGAGTGAAGGCACtagactgaagaaaataatatttattgaCAGTACCTGGAATCAAACTAACAAAATAATAACTGACGAACGACttcaag GCTTGCTGCAAATTGAGTTAAAGACAAGGAAAACTTGCTTTTGGCGTCATCAGAAAGGAAAGCCAGATACATACCTTTCCACAATAGAAGCAATTTATTATTTCCTTGTGGACTATCATCAGGAGATTTTGAAAGAGAACTACAAAGGACAATATGataatctgctttttttcttttcatttatgcACACGTTGATTAAAAATGCCAAGTGTTGTGCAGGAAAAGTGTAA